A single Plasmodium knowlesi strain H genome assembly, chromosome: 13 DNA region contains:
- a CDS encoding 30S ribosomal protein S9, putative: MFVYHVNNSTIILILLCTFLCHAKTENVKNAKCQGISSVGRFNYGQAKRSRWQDAGHSKGSLKIGGEDRRYKLLEIPTGGPPQQVTPLFLNGCYKRIGCSSLHKKRKNFSLYKKKKDKGGAANVKKKEKKVFTEEEIEELRRRAKEKLQPKKGDADGISGGKTKKGGKGKKNTEQVKGDKKSSKEELQKLDDTEDSDTKQGNLTDYIKSKEDFDKIVDLTKDLINEKEVQYIHKISDCDEELLTYDKREKNIQLNFEDTLFDEGNYMHNYVNNISKFRFDIYNLHNKNEFDRITKYLNYQYIEEVPVEIPTERSYNIGLKKYFYEVVCDLVGKYRDKFESEPYTGGEEQSGEDQTNGEQISSSRLSMQKGKINQHGDDTGGEEDNETLNNFLKENKQEENKTTTMDKIENMASVIQPTHEDIMNKYMSHDLYNLLCDIKDEYDYMFENGGLEKFSFDQNRKTHKEKLIFSGKKKRAVAMVFLQRGNNNLIINNRDGYQYLQYQIFNINKIFSPLLHLCMHRHFNVVARVVGGGLSGQSVAIFHALVKYIVYNLSLKIKPYFRSFKFMTVDSRKVERKKYGLKKARKKKQYSKR; the protein is encoded by the coding sequence GTGAATAACAGCACGATTATACTAATTCTGTTATGCACATTCCTGTGTCACGCCAAGActgaaaatgtgaagaatgCAAAATGCCAAGGAATAAGTAGTGTAGGACGTTTTAATTATGGGCAAGCGAAAAGATCGAGATGGCAAGACGCGGGGCACTCGAAAGGTAGTTTGAAGATAGGGGGAGAAGATAGAAGATATAAACTACTGGAAATCCCCACAGGCGGTCCACCACAACAGGTAACCCCTCTCTTCTTAAATGGTTGCTACAAACGCATTGGTTGTAGTTCTCTTCacaagaagaggaagaacttttccctttataaaaagaaaaaagataaaggTGGAGCAGCAAatgttaagaaaaaagaaaagaaagtattcacagaagaagaaatagaagaactTCGTCGAAGAGCCAAAGAAAAACTACAACCTAAAAAAGGGGACGCTGATGGGATCTCTGGTGGTaagacaaaaaagggggggaaagggaaaaaaaacacagaaCAAGTTAAGGGTGATAAGAAAAGCAGCAAAGAAGAATTACAAAAGTTGGATGATACAGAAGATTCAGATACGAAACAAGGGAATCTAACCGATTACataaagagtaaagaagattTTGACAAAATAGTAGACCTAACGAAAGATTTGATAAACGAAAAAGAGGTACaatatatacacaaaatAAGCGACTGTGATGAGGAGTTGTTAACATATGataagagggaaaaaaatattcagctGAATTTTGAGGACACCCTATTCGACGAGGGCAACTACATGCACAATTACGTCAACAACATTAGCAAGTTTCGCTTTGACATTTACAACCTTCATAACAAGAACGAATTTGACAGAATCACCAAATATTTGAATTATCAGTACATAGAGGAAGTGCCCGTGGAAATTCCTACGGAACGCAGCTACAACATTGgtctaaaaaaatatttttacgagGTTGTATGCGACTTGGTGGGAAAATATCGCGACAAGTTTGAGAGTGAGCCGTACACGGGTGGCGAGGAACAGTCGGGGGAAGACCAGACGAACGGAGAGCAAATTTCCAGCTCTCGCTTGTCTATGcagaagggcaaaataaatcAGCACGGTGATGATacaggaggggaagaagacaACGAAACCTTGAATAATTTCCTGAAAGAAAACAaacaggaagaaaacaaaacgaCAACCATGGATAAGATAGAAAACATGGCCAGCGTAATCCAGCCAACTCATGAAGACAttatgaataaatatatgtctCACGATTTGTATAATTTGTTATGCGACATTAAAGACGAATATGACTACATGTTTGAAAATGGAGGTTTGGAGAAATTTTCCTTTGATCAAAACAGAAAAACACATAAGGAGAAGCTAATATTTtccgggaaaaaaaaaagagcggtAGCTATGGTTTTTCTCCAAAGGGGAAACAACAATTTGATAATAAATAACAGGGATGGATATCAGTACCTGCAATACCAAATTtttaacataaataaaatattcagCCCCTTACTGCATCTGTGCATGCACAGACATTTCAACGTCGTCGCCAGGGTCGTTGGGGGGGGGTTGTCTGGGCAGAGTGTAGCCATCTTCCATGCCCTCGTCAAATACATTGTGTACAACTTGTCGCTAAAAATAAAGCCTTATTTCCGCTCCTTCAAGTTTATGACCGTGGACAGTAGAAAGgtggagaggaagaagtacGGACTGAAGAAGGccaggaagaagaagcagtACAGTAAGCGTTAA
- a CDS encoding glycylpeptide N-tetradecanoyltransferase, putative — protein MNDDNKEFSGRDIYQLIKNAKDKIKIDYKFWYTQPVPKINDEFNESVNEPFISDNKVEDVRKDEYKLPPGYSWYVCDVKDEKDRSEIYTLLTDNYVEDDDNIFRFNYSAEFLLWALTSPNYLKSWHIGVKYDASNKLIGFISAIPTDICIHKRTIKMAEVNFLCVHKTLRSKRLAPVLIKEITRRINLENIWQAIYTAGVYLPKPVSDARYYHRSINVKKLIEIGFSSLNSRLTMSRAIKLYRVDDTLNLKNMRLMKKKDIEGVHKLLSSYLEQFNLYAVFTKEEIAHWFLPIENVIYTYVNEEAGKIKDMISFYSLPSQILGNDKYSTLNAAYSFYNVTTTTTFKNLMQDAILLAKRNNFDVFNALEVMQNKSVFEDLKFGEGDGSLKYYLYNWKCASFAPAHVGIVLL, from the exons ATGAACGATGATAAT AAGGAATTTTCCGGAAGAGATATTTATCAGctaataaaaaatgcaaaggacaaaataaaaattgattACAAGTTTTGGTACACGCAGCCCGTgccaaaaataaatgacGAGTTTAACGAATCG GTGAATGAGCCATTTATAAGTGACAATAAAGTGGAGGATGTCAGAAAA GATGAGTACAAACTTCCGCCAGGGTACTCCTGGTACGTGTGTGAtgtaaaggatgaaaaagacCGAAGTGAAATTTATACGCTCTTAACAGACAATTACGTAGAAGACGATGACAACATCTTCCGGTTTAACTACTCAGCGGAGTTTTTACTGTGGGCTCTGACATCACCAAATTATTTGAAATCATGGCACATTGGTGTAAAATACGATGCGTCGAATAAGCTTATCGGATTCATAAGTGCCATTCCTACGGATATATGCATTCATAAGAGAACGATAAAAATGGCCGAAGTAAATTTCTTATGCGTCCATAAAACCTTGAGATCAAAAAGGCTAGCTCCAGTCCTAATTAAAGAAATTACAAGGAGGATAAATTTAGAAAACATATGGCAAGCCATTTACACAGCCGGAGTTTATTTACCCAAGCCAGTAAGTGACGCAAGATATTATCACAGATcaataaatgtaaaaaaattaattgaaATAGGTTTCTCTTCCTTGAACTCCAGATTAACGATGAGTAGGGCTATTAAACTTTATCGAGTTGATGATAcattgaatttaaaaaatatgagattaatgaagaagaaagataTCGAAGGAGTGCACAAATTGTTGAGTAGCTACTTGGAGCAGTTTAATTTATATGCTGTTTTtacgaaagaagaaattgccCACTGGTTTCTTCCCATCGAGAATGTTATTTATACTTATGTAAATGAAGAGGctggaaaaattaaggacatgatttctttttattccttacCCTCCCAAATTTTGGGCAATGATAAATATAGCACTTTGAATGCTGCTTACTCCTTTTACAACGTGACCACAACAACTACATTCAAAAACTTAATGCAAGATGCCATTCTCTTGGCGAAAAGGAACAACTTTGATGTGTTTAACGCGCTCGAAGTGATGCAGAATAAATCCGTCTTTGAGGACTTGAAATTCGGCGAGGGCGATGGATCACTCAAATATTACCTGTACAACTGGAAGTGTGCATCCTTCGCGCCTGCACATGTCGGTATTGTGCTACTATGA
- a CDS encoding ubiquitin-conjugating enzyme E2, putative, producing the protein MITLKEAISNVFTNINNDQKREILNVLIHILQKIIENPSRAKFRSLKKDNKTFINKLLHFNGSDTVLRCLGFEEDEEKWFFPVANDHTLTRNLSEIQGYVRDNAYVSHKSESAFQQRESSHVKEFRNTLNGHTLSSNRNNSEERIKNNPHELKLGSLSKRRLEKERLELLNENENTIKLIQEYSDKWIIQIKGAENTLYSNETFKMQFKFTEKYPIESPEVIFIGEPPIHPHIYSNGHICLSILYDHWSPVLSVNSICLSIISMLSSCTKKRKPIDDMLYCSAGTKVSPKNMRWMFHDDKV; encoded by the exons atgataacattGAAAGAGGCCATATCTAATGTTTTCACAAATATAAAT AATGACCAAAAGAGGGAAATACTCAACGTATTGATTCACATACTtcaaaa AATTATTGAAAATCCCTCCAGGGCAAAGTTTAGATccttaaaaaaggacaacaAAACGTTTATTAATAAG TTGTTACATTTCAATGGATCGGATACTGTCCTGAGGTGCCTTGGCTTCGAGGAG GATGAGGAAAAATGGTTCTTTCCCGTGGCGAATGACCACACGCTGACAAG GAACCTCAGCGAAATCCAAGGCTACGTGAGGGACAACGCATATGTGTCACACAAGTCGGAATCTGCGTTTCAGCAGAGGGAGTCAAGCCACGTGAAGGAATTTCGCAATACCCTAAACGGTCACACTCTCTCTTCCAATCGAAACAACAGTGaagaaaggataaaaaataatcccCATGAGCTCAAGTTAGGAAGTCTCTCAAAGAGAAGacttgaaaaggaaagattgGAACTGctaaatgaaaatgaaaacacaattaaattaATACAAGAATATTCCGATAAATGGATCATACAAATTAAGGGTGCAGAAAATACCTTGTACTCAAATGAAACCTTTAAAATGCAATTTAAGTTTACCGAGAAGTATCCAATAG AAAGCCCAGAAGTGATATTCATAGGAGAACCGCCAATCCATCCACACATTTACAGCAATGGGCATATTTGCTTGTCAATTTTATATGACCACTGGTCTCCGGTCTTGTCAGTTAATTCCATATGCCTCTCCATCATTTCGATGCTTTCAAGCTGcacgaaaaagaggaagccaATCGATGACATGCTCTACTGTTCTGCTGGGACCAAAGTTTCTCCAAAAAACATGAGGTGGATGTTTCACGACGATAAGGTGTAG